A region of the Corticium candelabrum chromosome 4, ooCorCand1.1, whole genome shotgun sequence genome:
TGCTGTTGAGGGCTCTGGGGCCTACTCAAAACTGCAAACAGTCGCTGTCCATTCTTACACTCTAAAGCATGACGATATGCTGTCTTTCTGGACACTGGCTTATAGTTGCAAGAATCACAAGGGCAGTGGCAATGCTGGACAGACACATCTCCACAGTCACAAATCATAGCATGGAATTCACCAATGGGATCAGGGCACACTCGTTTTGCAGCATGAAGTGATGCATTAGAAGCTACACATGCATCACAGAATTTAGATATCTATATAAACAAAGATACTGCTAATTGTTCTTACCAGTCATATCCGGATCCTTTGTCACCAATCTCTATCCTATGGTCATAACAATGTTTACCTTCAATAGTTGCAAGAATCACAAGGGCAGTGGCAATGCTGGACAGACACATCTCCACAGTCACAAATCATAGCATGGAATTCACCAATGGGATCAGGGCACACTCGTTTTGCAGCATGAAGTGATGCATTAGAAGCTACACATGCATCACAGAATTTAGATATCTATATAAACAAAGATACTGCTAATTGTTCTTACCAGCCATATCCGGATCCTTTGTCACCAATCTCTATCCTATGGTCATAACAATGTTTACCTTCAATTAGAAAGCTGAGTCTTGTCAAAATCAGCAGATAGCAGCCCAGAGAGTAACCTACTTAGCTGTAAATTAGGGTATAGAACTATTACTACCCAGTGATTTGGCAGGACAAAGCATAACTGAACCAAGCCACTCTATATATATGAACTACCTAGGAGCAACTTCAGCAATAGGATCGAAAACAGACCAATCAGCTTCAACCTTGCCTGGTCAACCAATCAGCTTCAAGATACTGCCTGCGGACCTGAACGGGAACCTCGGTCAGCCCAAACCTTTGATCCTTGTGATAGCCAATCACTATCAAGCAGTGTTAGATTACACAGATAATAAATAGCGGGAACTTTGATTCAACCGGCAGTTAGGACAGTTCAGCTTGTCACCTTCCCAGCTATATCAGCCTTcacatactcaaatttgttAAAGACTTCACCATGCTTGCCTTCACAGAAGAGGATACCGAACTCCATGAGCAAACTGTTGCTGCAGAAGAGCAAGAGATTGATGTCATCGACCTCATTCAgccaacagacaaagaaatgcCCCTAGAAAAAGGTAATTTGCTAGAAATTTACTCACCAGTACTGTACTTACCAATATTGCAACCATTGTTCACCCATGCCCTTGCATTGACATTTCTTTAGACTTTCGATCCTGGTCTGTGAAAGAAACGGCTATTTGGCTAAGAACAGTTGGATGTGAGGAAGTTGTCACAGCTTGTTTTATTGGTGGGTTTGCGCAGTCACTGCATGCTTGAGGCACTAATGAACAAAGTTGCACACTCCCTGTTGTTCTAGATGAAGACATTGATGGAGAAGCGCTGCAACTAATGACAGAAGAGTCCAGACTTGTAGAAATTGGAGTCAAAAAGATGGGGGCAAGACTCAGACTTATAGAGAGAATTGAAGAACTGAAGACACAAATAACGGGTAGGCATATCAGTGGCAGTAGTCTGTCTAGATCTCTGGTCTACAAATTGCTTCTTCTTGCATGTAGAAGTACAAGAGAAAAGCGAATCAGCACCAATGGACTTCGATTGCATGTCAAACTTCTATGGCAAGCTACCAAAGGAACGGCAAGCGTTTCTGAAAGCCCACCGTCCTTGGCTGTACAACCAGTACATGCACAGTAAGTGTACATGCACGTTCAAAAATACAACCTCCGCTGTCTTTAATTCACTCTATGTTGATCTAGGCAAACGATTCATCAGAAGTGAAGTGCGCAAACACTTCCCCATCGCCACCACATTTGCGTCGGCGGGAGAGCAAGAGAAGCTGGAAGGGCTGGTCAAGAACCTTGAAAGCAAGTGCTCTGTGCCAGAAATCGGGTTTGGGCTAGGTACGTAGTCTCTGAAGCACACTCGTAATTACAGTAAAATTAGTATAGTAATTATTAGAGTGTCCTCACCTCATTGATTTGTAGTTGGAATCCGCTACCATGCCATCCTGACTACTAGAGAAGCTAGGAGACGTCAGAAAGAAAAGGCGAGAAGACCGAACGTAAGGCAATTTACACTGTACCTCTTTCCACAAACATGTTTTCACAACAACTTGAATAGGGGGCTGAAGAAACGACCAAAAGCTCCCTCAACGACAGGTTGGCTCACAAGACTGCTGTGACAGCTCACAACGTGGACGAGCACGAGTCTAGTAATGACCCTGAGGAGGATGGACAACCAGCTGCATGTTCTGGCGAAACCAGACATAGCAGAAAACGACCAGCAGATGCAGCATTGGAAGAGCCGCCGCCGAGAATTTTTTCTTGCTCATCGATGGGAAGAGGTCGCCGTGGCGAAAGACAATCCCTAGACAGCCTAGGGATCGCTCCGACGGACACGAGCGACCTCACGGCAACGAATGACAACCATCCTGGTTTGAATACATCTTGGAGCATGCGCAAATCCACTAGTCTAACATTTTTTGCCTGCTAGGAGATGAATTGTCGCAGCGGGACAGCAACATCATCGTGGCTGCAGTCTTGAAGCTGCCAAGCGTCAAGGACGCAGTCATGGGCAAGCTTCGTCTTCTAGCTAGGCAGCTAGGAGTACCACGCTACTCGTCCAAAGACAAAAATTGGCTAGTTCTGGAGCTAGCCAGGCTGTCGGTTCAACAGGGCTGGGTAAAGAACCTTGGGAACAAGGACGTTCTTTCACCCGAGAACGTTTCTGTTACACGCTATTTTGAATAGTTACTGCGCATGTGTGAATTTTTGTTGTACACTATACGTGTATGTACTGTAGTCTAGGTGATTAGCTGATTAGAGTGTTTAATTGAAAATATATAGACACTATTCAACCGTTTGCAATCAGCGCTCCCATACAAGGGTTAAATGGGTTGTTGGCGTTTTGGGGGGTTCTGGGGGTTCTAGGGGTTATTGGGGTTCCATGGGTTATTGGGGTTCCATGGGTTATTGGGGTTCCATGGGTTCTAGAGGTTCTTGACGCATGGGTTATCATGGGTAATGCGCAAATTCTGGGTTATTCAAAACCCAGATATAATAACCAATGTGGGTTTTGAGTGGCTTTTGTCCGGTTTTGTAGGCATTTTACGAAAACCCGGCTAGGGTTAATGGGTCATTAACCCAACCGGGTTTCGCGACTTTCCCTAGGAAAACCCTACCTAAAGCCATGAAAAAACAATGTGGGTTTCGCGGCATATTCCCTGTGTAGTAGAGTGAGGAGGAGATGGAAGAGGTGGCAAAGAATGCTGTTGAGGTGAAGGAGGGCTAAgaaatgtataaaaatattagAAAATGTTTGCATGATAGCAATTTATGTGATCTGTAACAAATACATCCGGGTACTCACCCATAGCAACCACAACATACGTGTGTTGCTATGCGCATAACTCAAAATcttcacaacagcaacagataAATTGTAAAAAAACGTTATGAATACGGTCTAATGACTATGAACAAACTGTAGACTACGAACTGCGGTATATTCCTTCGCCACTCTACTCATGCAGCTGCAGGTATAATTATAACATCGGCGTTTGTGATGAGGCGTATAGCCTATGATGGAATTTTGCGCACAAGTTGAGTTGTCTACCCTGTACCGCAGTCGTACACGTTACAAAAAGTTAACGTTCTTAGCTAGGCATACGACGTCGCGACCTCCGTTTGCGATGTGCAACGTCATAATttgtattatgtattattttaCTTACGGTAGCTAGAATGAGCTAATTTATAATGTGATTCTAGCTAATTTATTATGTAAAACAATATTGTGACCGTAGAATTGGTTAATAACGCCCGCGCCCCTATGTCTTCCTCTCCCTTTTTCCTGTTCTCTACCTCTTCCTCTACCTCTGTATACGCGAAAAAAATTTAAGCACAGTTCCAGACGTTGTGTTATTAATTCTCTTAGACACACCTTTGTTGACGGCGGCGCTTTGCTGGCTGTTGCTGTAACTGCTGAACCGGAAGTTGTATGCATTCAGCCTATTAAGCGATAACGAGACTATCTGGCACAATTTCCGGTTTATTTCCGGTTCATTAATCCAACACAACATATCGCTCTAATCATAGCAGCAATTATCAACACAAAGCAACTTTATAACTCAGCAGCAATTAGTAACAGAAAGAAGCAGTTTATTAGGCTCTATTGCTGGAGAGTAAGTTGTTCGTACCATGGAAAGTcccgtcgccatctttcgtcaAATCAAGACGTTCGATGATGAGTAGACCGCATTTTTTTCAATTTTGCCGTTGGCTCCTCTTGGTTGCTCTCTTCCAATTGCAGCACTCGCTTGATGGAAGGTTTGGCGACCGCCATTTGTTTTGCTTGGGGTATTTCATGGGGCATGTTTTTGTGCAGTAAGCATTCCTTTTTATacaaaagctttgatgctGCTTTGCTTACTAACATGCTTTCCTTCGCAACCTTTTGTCACCAAATGCTCAAGCGCAagaggaacaaagtggtttataTTTAGGAAACTTGCTCTCTCTGAcgtcactgtgcttgaccacatgatagctatatgTAGATCTGCTTACACATTCGCAATACCAGTCAGGGAATCAGCCAATGGGAGAACGACAGTTTGCAAGAATTGTCGAAGCTTTTTATTGGCGTCTGGGTACACTAGCTTGATGGTTGTACCGGTACAGGTTGCGACTGCATAGATTTGCGGAAGTGATGACCAGTGCCCAGACGACTTAGTTTCTTCGTCTTCGCTCTCCGGTGCTAGTTTGAGAGCGTTTATCATTTTGTCTTTCAATTCCAGTTCGTCATTGTAGACCCAAGAATGGTAAACTGTCAAAGCAGAATTCGATAGACATGACTGTACTAACGATCCTGGATGCAACGTGTCACCATCGCTGACACTGACACTAAGGGCTGCGTAAAGTGCTCCGTCCTTTTCCATTTCGTCGGCGCAGTttctattgttgttgttggtgtctcTGGTGGTTCTCCGGTTGTTGGTCGTGTTGTTGGTGATGTTGTTCTTGTGTCTCGGGTCGTTGATGTTGGTCGGGGATGCGTAGGGACATAAGTGCTGGAGGTCTGTTGTTGTCATGTATCTGGTGTTGGGGCACGTGATTGGGGTGTTGTCTTCGTCTCGTGTCGTAGATGCCTCTGGTGGTCGTTCTGGTCCGGGTTGTTCTGTTAAGGTAGTTCAGTTTCTTGGATCGTCTCTGGTTTAATTCGTTTTTTAGTTGGTTGATGTAttctgtgttgttttgttgttgttcttggtggtccgtctgttgttgtgtgtcgAGGTTGTGGGAGATGCTGTCTAGTTGTCGCTGTAAGTCTGTGATTTCTCTTTCCAGTTGAGTCTTTGTGTCTTCTAGATGTTGTATTGAAAGTAACATTAGTTTTGATTCAGTGTCTCTGAGGATTGTTTCCCAATTCTCTATGGCACTTGCAAACATTTCTCGGTTGCAGCCAATGCCACTTTCACGGCATGAAAGAGGCAGTTGCCATCGCCACTCGACTTCACTCCATCCAGATTGGATTTTTAGACTTCTTAGTATTGCCCCTCTTTTCAGAAAGTTTCTGACTGCCAGTTGAGCTATTACTGGAATGTGCAGTTATTCAATATTTCTACATGTGCAGGAGCCATTGATGGAAGTCATATACCAATTACTCCACCTGTGTTGAATCACACCGACTATTATAATAGAAAAGGATGGTATTCTGTTATTCTTCAAGCTGTTGTTGACCATCAATACCTGTTTCGTGACATAAACGTTGGCTGGCCAAGAAGTGTGCTTGATGCTAGAGTGTTGGCTCATTCTGCGTTATTCATGAAGGCAGAAGAAGGGACGATTTTAGAtggacaaagcaaacaaattgaaGGGTGCACCATACCAGTATTTCTTATCGGAGATTCTGCATACCCTTTGCTCAAGTGGCTCATCAAACCTTACCCTGAAAATGATCACATGACAGAACAACGCAGGAACTTCAACTACCAACTTTCTAGAGCTAGAATTGTGGTTGAAAATGCTTTTGGACGCTTGAAGGCCCGCTGGAGTCGACTCATGAAGAAGAATGACATGAACGTTAAGAATATCCATCACGTTATAGCTGCTTGCTGCGTGTTACACAACTTGTGTGAAATACATGGGGAGTTTTTTGATGACAACTGGATCAGTGGGGATGAAAACGAACGACAACAGCCAGCCGTTCAAGCGCCCGCAGGTGCACATGCTACCATTGCCGAACCACTTGCAATTAGAGACACTCTTGTCAGAAGTTTCGTAAATCACAATGACAGACCTACTCAGAACATGTTTACAGTGTCAACTATTCGTTATAGCTAAACTACTGACTAGTTCAGTTTGGTTGATTTTGATCTGCGAATCCATCAGCATGAAGCATACGTGAGAATGAGAAATAAGGTGTTTGAGATCGATTTTCTGCACCCATCAACAACTGCATCATGTGCAGTTGAAACGCTCTTTCTTCCCTTCTCCTTCTATCTTCGTATTCCATTTCTTGCATTCTTCTTCGTTCCTCGTATTCTCTCTCCTCATTTAGTCTTTGGTCCTCGTACTTCATCCTCTTTTCCTCCAACTCAATCAACAGTGATGAATCCGCCTCCTTCACCTCCTTTATTGTTTTTATCATCGTGTCAGTCATGTCTTTCATTTTTGCATCACGCCTTTTTACTTTACAATCCTCGTAACGCCGTTTCAGTCCTTTCTTTTTAGTAGTTGTGTTCTGCACATGGAAACTCTGAGACTGTGAGCTGCCCACCTCAATTTCTTCACGACTAGGTAGCTCAGATGTAACGTCTCCTGGAGCACTTCCCGTGCCAGACAAAGCAAGGAATTCCATGGAATTTCCATGGAAGCATGATATTTTTGCCATGGTTATCCTAAAAGCAGGGGAAAAATTTTCCATGGTAATCAGGGTTATTATTTCTGTGCAAGTATGGTACATTTCCATGGAATTATTTCTTGCTTCTATGGATCCATGGAAATAACGGTGGTGCTAAAACTAGGGGCAGTATAGCTGTTCATATGGATCAGACATTTGTTCACACGCGGGAACTCTATTTGGCACAAGAAATGGTGATTGGAAATCTCTATTACACAATTAACATCTCAACATACTCTTCTAGCTACATGTATAATACGCATTCATGCAATGTCATTGGTTGCCTTGTACTCTCAAATACTTCATTTTGTCTCCCAGGATTTGGTTGATCTTTCCACTGGAAATGTCATGGTACTTCTTGATAATGACTAGGCACACTAACCAAGATCAGCTTCTGGCATTTAGCCACATTGCACAATATagcaacacaaacttattacattgtatttttactttttgtgACTCGATTATTGAATGCTACCATGAGCATGTGGTATACAGTGCACAGGGTAGTCTCTATCAACTGCCTTGCTATTATATTTAATTGAGGCGTAGTGTACTTGTACGCGTGTGTTAATAATCTTGCTGAGACTAGACTTTCTTGTTGCTTGCATATAATGACTTTAAaacaaattatattattatgagAGCATGGAACTTATAGTCATTAAGCGATGATACTATTATATGGAGTGTTGCTTCAATTGTACGTACACATGTTGACTATTCTAGCTGCATGAATTCCAGACTGAAAACTTACAAGCAATTTAGTTCGCTATAAAAGGTGTACGTGCCATGCATGGAGTATATATTATTCAAAAAGTAGCTTTTATTGTAAATTGTGCTCATACTGCATGTCTATATAAGTACTTACTGTGTAATTTTTCAAGCTTCTTTGGTGGCAGGCAaggctttgcttgtttatctttgtGGGTTTTCAGACCACGTACACTGCTGCTAACTAATTCGTCTTTTGTAAAGACAATTGCAGCTAACTCTCTCACAGCGACGGAAGCGGATGATGCAGCTCTGCATTTTCTTTTCAACAAAGGCTAGAAAGACATCAATCATGAAATCTCTGAATTTCTGTTAACAATGCTACTTCTGTAATTGCATAAGCATTCTTTGCAAACGCTTTGGCGCATATTGCAATGGTTTCTTGTGTATGGTAGCCATTGTGATGTCGCGTCCATAGGTGTAGGTATGAAATTTCTCATAGCATATACAATTGTCAACATTTCCTTCTCAATCTGAGCGTACTGCTTCTCAGTTTCAGTCAACGCTCTACTTGCATATGCTATTGGTCCAATACTTTGCATAAGCACAGCACCCAGTCCTGTCTGAGAGGCGTGACATTGGATTGTAGTTGGCAACTTTCCATCAAAGTATTGTAAGATAGGTGTCTGTGCGACTGCTGCTTTAATCTTGTCAAAAGCTTGCTGATGCTCTTCATTCCATTGCCACTGAATGCTTTGTTTCTGTAGTTGTCTCAATGGTTCACATAGGTTCGAGAGGTGACGTAAGAATCGTGATAAATAGCCAGTCATTCCAATGATACGACGTATTCCTGCAACATTCGTAGGCCTTGGCATCTTTTGGATCGCTTCTATTTTTGCGGAATCTGACAGTAGCCCATCTCGCGAGATTACATGTCCCATATAAGTCATAGAGCAGTACAGGCGGATATCACTGGCTGTCGTCTTGATGCCTCCCTTTGTTTGCATCTGGGCATTGCGCCTACAAAGGCAGAGATTGCAAGTTTCATGGTGTTTCTCCAGGATACACAGCTAGACGGTGACATCAGTCAATGCCTTCTGTTTTCTCTACATAGACAGTGATCCAGTAGATGTCAGAATCTGAGAAAATGAAAGTTTTATCGATGCAGCCTTATTAGTGCCTTGGCTAGCACTGCTGCCTGATTCTTGACATTTTTTATTTCCAATGACAGAAGTGACTGCTTCCACTTGTACGTAGAGCTGGAGTTGTAGAGGCTCAACTCGTTACTATATTCTTCACATTTCTTCGCCACCGGGGACAACTTGCTAAGTTTCTTGGCTCCTGACTTCCTCCATCAGGAATGCTTCTGCCGCCAGACCCATTGCTTCGAACAACGCATCAGTAGCAGAACTGATCATTGGGCCAGTCTTAGGGGATTGGGCAGGAGAATCAGGTGGAGCGGAGGGTACAACTACATTGTCAGCTATCTCTACAGACTGTTTATCATCACTGGTTTTCTCCACAACGAAACTCTTCGCAACAGTACGATCACCGCTCACCTTACCGGCTTTGGCAAACAGCTCCCTGCACGCACTACCGCTTTGTGAATATACACCCTTGCACAGGCGCTGCGCCTTCTCAAAGAaggtttgcctgtttgctCCACATGGCTCTAGAGTCCACAGTGCTTCAATTACAGCGTAGTATCCGGAGTCAGCTGACAGAGACTTCTCGAAGAACGGTTTCTTCTTTGCTAACTTCCCGAACAACGTCGTCTGCACAGACATTCCGTTCACGGATTTTGCTACATTtaagtcccggatgttttgGGGAGGTGAGCGAGCCGCACTTTTCACCTCAACTCTCAAGCCTTCAACAATGACCCACACATGTTACAGGCGTGATCTCGTCGAAACTCAGACGCAGAACTGCACCAAGCACGCGTACGATCATCGTCAAGAAATGACACTTCCGCGGCACAGGCCatggcacgtgcacatgctATCACTAACAATAACATGTTGCTCAAATGCTCGCATGTGGTACACGTGCAGTCTGGTGTTGCGCACAGGGTCGCGAGCAAGTAGTATGACTAACGACGAGTTTAAGACGTGAGTCGCTTCCACAAAGTAGAAAATAGTAGATTGATCTCAATTAATCATAAACTCTACTACTGTACTATTAGAAATCAATGCATCGACACGGAATTCAATATTTTTTCACTTCGTCCTGGCCTCCAACCCACCACCCAGGTTCAAAATAATTTCGTTCTGCGAAAACTATCGGTAATTACGGACGGCTCCTATTAGAGAAAGTATGATGTCATAT
Encoded here:
- the LOC134178979 gene encoding uncharacterized protein LOC134178979 translates to MLAFTEEDTELHEQTVAAEEQEIDVIDLIQPTDKEMPLEKDFRSWSVKETAIWLRTVGCEEVVTACFIDEDIDGEALQLMTEESRLVEIGVKKMGARLRLIERIEELKTQITEVQEKSESAPMDFDCMSNFYGKLPKERQAFLKAHRPWLYNQYMHSKRFIRSEVRKHFPIATTFASAGEQEKLEGLVKNLESKCSVPEIGFGLVGIRYHAILTTREARRRQKEKARRPNGAEETTKSSLNDRLAHKTAVTAHNVDEHESSNDPEEDGQPAACSGETRHSRKRPADAALEEPPPRIFSCSSMGRGRRGERQSLDSLGIAPTDTSDLTATNDNHPGDELSQRDSNIIVAAVLKLPSVKDAVMGKLRLLARQLGVPRYSSKDKNWLVLELARLSVQQGWVKNLGNKDVLSPENVSVTRYFE
- the LOC134178523 gene encoding uncharacterized protein LOC134178523, with protein sequence MYLVLGHVIGVLSSSRVVDASGGRSGPGCSVKKVSDCQLSYYWNVQLFNISTCAGAIDGSHIPITPPVLNHTDYYNRKGWYSVILQAVVDHQYLFRDINVGWPRSVLDARVLAHSALFMKAEEGTILDGQSKQIEGCTIPVFLIGDSAYPLLKWLIKPYPENDHMTEQRRNFNYQLSRARIVVENAFGRLKARWSRLMKKNDMNVKNIHHVIAACCVLHNLCEIHGEFFDDNWISGDENERQQPAVQAPAGAHATIAEPLAIRDTLVRSFVNHNDRPTQNMFTVSTIRYS